A stretch of DNA from Corallococcus silvisoli:
GGGCGCCGGGGTCTTGAGGGCCGGGACGGCGGATGCGGAAGCGCGCGGCCCGCGTGCGTCCTTCATGGCCGGAGTGGCGAACGCGCTCCACGCGGTCGCGTCCTTGATGGCGGGAGCATGGGCGTCGCTCCGAGAGCACCCGTGGGGGGTGGGCGGACTGTGGACGCTGCTGTTCGCCTGGGGCGCCGGCGTGGTCTGGCAGGTGCGGGGCCACGTGCGTGCATGGCGGCAGGTGCAGGGCATGCGTGAGCGTGCGCGGCCCTTCCGTCACCCGGTGCTGGAGGAGGAGGCGGAGTTCCTCGCGATGGAAGCGGGCCTGCGCCGTCCGCCCACGCTGCTCGTCTCGGATGAGGTGGTGAGCCCGCTGGCCGCGGGGCTCATGTCGCCGGTCATCGTGCTCCCCGCGAAGGCGCTGCGCGACCTGCCCGAAGCCGCGCTGCGCATGGCGCTCGCGCATGAAGTGGCGCACCTGCGGCGGGGGGACCTGTGGCTGGGCTGGGTGCCGGCGCTGGCGGAGACGGTCCTCTTCTTCCACCCGCTCGCGCGTCAGGCGGCCCGGGAGTACGCGCTCGCACGAGAAGAGGCATGCGACGCGGAGGCCCTGCGCCTCACCGGCGCGGAGCCCGCGGACTACGGCGAGCTGCTCATCGCCTTTGGCATCACCCGGCCTCCGGGCAGCGCAGCGGCGCTCGGGGCGTCGGCCCACCTTCACGCGCTGCACAGGAGGCTCCGCATGCTGGAACATGTCGATGTCGTCCCCACCCGTCCCCGCTGGTGGTTGAAGGGAGCGGTGTTCGTCCTCGGCGCCGTGGCCCTGCTGCCCTTCCAGGTCGTCGCCAAGGCGCCCGCGGACACCACCCAACCCGCGAAGGACGCGGGGACAGGCTCGAACTCCGCCAACGTCAATGCACCGACCGTCCCCCGTGCCCCGGCTCCCATCACGGCGGGCTCCAGGACCGCGCCTCCGGCGCCTCCTGCTCCTGTCGTGCCTCCCGCGCCGCCCACTCCCGTCGTGGCCCGGGTTCCGCCCACTCCCGCCGTGGCCCCGGTCCCTCCCGCGCCGCCTGCTCCCGTCGTGGCCCGGGTTCCGCCCGCTCCCGTGGCCCCGGTCCCTCCCGCGCCGCCCATGAGCCCGCGCATCGCCAGCGCGCCGCCTCCGATGCCCGCGACGCCCAGTCTCGCGGCCGCGCCTCGGCCCCCGAGTCCTCCGCCCGAGCCGCCGGACCTGGAGGACGGCGAGACCTTCGCGTACCTCTCGGATGGCCGGACGATGATGTCCGGCTCCACGGAGGACCTGTACCTGGCGCGCACCTTCAAGCAGCCGGGCAAGGACCTCCTCTTCGTGCGCCGCGACAACAAGCCCCTGGTGATCCGCGACGCGAAGACGCTCGAGCAGGTGCGCGACCTGATGAACGACGAGCGCAAGATCGGCGACTCACAGGGCGCGCTGGGCAAGCAGCAGGCCGCGCTGGGCAAGCAGCAGGCCGCGCTGGGGCAGAAGCAGGCGG
This window harbors:
- a CDS encoding M56 family metallopeptidase encodes the protein MTSPMTFGDWLQPWWSSWSESLWRASWQGALCALLVWGVARALPRLPASLRAGLWWLVALKFVLTLGWPRPMPIALLPAEGGATLERTGTPGPVSLDGRTSGSAAHTVSPAAVTPAVTVSGTGSGAAALEDARPSRAAGAGVLRAGTADAEARGPRASFMAGVANALHAVASLMAGAWASLREHPWGVGGLWTLLFAWGAGVVWQVRGHVRAWRQVQGMRERARPFRHPVLEEEAEFLAMEAGLRRPPTLLVSDEVVSPLAAGLMSPVIVLPAKALRDLPEAALRMALAHEVAHLRRGDLWLGWVPALAETVLFFHPLARQAAREYALAREEACDAEALRLTGAEPADYGELLIAFGITRPPGSAAALGASAHLHALHRRLRMLEHVDVVPTRPRWWLKGAVFVLGAVALLPFQVVAKAPADTTQPAKDAGTGSNSANVNAPTVPRAPAPITAGSRTAPPAPPAPVVPPAPPTPVVARVPPTPAVAPVPPAPPAPVVARVPPAPVAPVPPAPPMSPRIASAPPPMPATPSLAAAPRPPSPPPEPPDLEDGETFAYLSDGRTMMSGSTEDLYLARTFKQPGKDLLFVRRDNKPLVIRDAKTLEQVRDLMNDERKIGDSQGALGKQQAALGKQQAALGQKQAELAYPQAQLVSKHMAIASRRADIAMERTRIAMLEDGPEKDRQEAELDKRDEALDKEGAGLDQQQEEIGRKMEALGDQQAKLGEEQAKLGEQQAKLGEEQAARSRVQLKKIRDLIDEAIRKGLAEPLPT